TAATGATCTTAAAGATGGTGACGCCGGTGCGGGATCTTTGCCGGTGACGCGGCAGTTCTTCCCGGTGGATGAGTCGGGAATGAGAGGTGGAGAACTTACCAACATCCCCAGGTCCCACTGGGTTGGAGTTAAATTCTGCCAGTTCGAAGCCAGCGACGGCGCCGCCGCGGGGAATTCTACGATGGAGGTTTCTCAGCCTCAGAAGAAGAGCCGCCGTGGACCCAGGTCCCGGAGCTCCCAGTACCGCGGAGTCACTTTCTACCGGAGAACTGGGCGCTGGGAATCCCACATCTGGTAATACCCATCTTTATTAAAAATCtcttctttttcattttctgtTCACTTATAATTTCTCTTCTTGGATCAGGGATTGCGGAAAACAAGTCTATCTAGGTTGGTTTTCTTCTTGTAAAACATTATTTTCATCACTAACTAATCTGCAAAATCAAtgaaattaatgaaatataCTCATCTTTCGTGCATTTAATTCGTGTTAGGTGGATTCGATACAGCGCATGCAGCAGCTCGGTGAGTTAGTCTCCATCATCATAAttcttttaacataaattttCAGAACTACTTCGAACAAAAATCTTAAGAAACGACATCTGAAATGTAAATGTACCGCAGCGCATATGATAAGGCAGCCATTAAATTCAGAGGAGTGGAAGCCGACATAAACTTTAGCCTGGAAGATTACGAAGATGACTTAAAACAGGCAAGTCACttgtaaaattaaattaaaatgccTTATTTTGTACAGTGTATTTCCCTGTTTAACAACAGTATCGAAAAGATTTGTCTATGAAAGATTtcatttcattaattaaattacagaTCAGCAATTTAACGAAGGAGGAATTTGTGCATGTGCTGAGGCGGCAGAGCACTGGTTATCCAAGAGGGAGTTCTAAGTATCGAGGTGTTACTTTGCACAAATGTGGTAGATGGGAAGCAAGAATGGGCCAATTTCTAGGNNNNNNNNNNNNNNNNNNNNNNNNNNNNNNNNNNNNNNNNNNNNNNNNNNNNNNNNNNNNNNNNNNNNNNNNNNNNNNNNNNNNNNNNNNNNNNNNNNNNAACGAACAAACAACAGATCTGCAACCTTGCCACGCCCCCCCCCCCCGGGGGAGCAGCCTCGGGTGTAGGGATGCGCGGGGCCCCTGGCTCTGTAGCAGTTGTGCGTGTAGTACGACCTCCCAGATCTCGGCGGGCACGGGATCCTGTTCGCCGACAGCGCGCCGTAGGAGATGTAGTACCTGATCGCTTTCCCCCAGAACAACGACCACCGAGTCGAGGCTCCGTGTATCATGAATTCTTCTTCTATTCCTTCTGCGAGCTCCTCCTCGTCGTCGTAGAATGACACCTCCATCTCTTCGTACTGATTCAGCGTGTCTCCTGTGATTCCGAATGTGGATTTGTGGGTTTGAGCGGAAGCGAGGAAAATAAGGAGAATGAGTGGGAGGATGAAGAGGAAGTGCCTGGAGGAAGCCATCGGAAGAATAGAGAGAGCAATATTAGTGGTTTGCCAATTTGGTTAG
This window of the Primulina huaijiensis isolate GDHJ02 chromosome 3, ASM1229523v2, whole genome shotgun sequence genome carries:
- the LOC140972649 gene encoding floral homeotic protein APETALA 2-like gives rise to the protein MWNLNDSPDRRVGEESEGWSDEKGKWVGSVSNSSSSAVVIEDGSEEEEAERGGWRKRNSRIFGFSVANDLKDGDAGAGSLPVTRQFFPVDESGMRGGELTNIPRSHWVGVKFCQFEASDGAAAGNSTMEVSQPQKKSRRGPRSRSSQYRGVTFYRRTGRWESHIWDCGKQVYLGGFDTAHAAARAYDKAAIKFRGVEADINFSLEDYEDDLKQISNLTKEEFVHVLRRQSTGYPRGSSKYRGVTLHKCGRWEARMGQFLGSRRARDPVRRQRAVGDVVPDRFPPEQRPPSRGSRVSCDSECGFVGLSGSEENKENEWEDEEEVPGGSHRKNRESNISGLPIWNFRDSKMVAVAIE